One window of the Triplophysa dalaica isolate WHDGS20190420 unplaced genomic scaffold, ASM1584641v1 Contig1, whole genome shotgun sequence genome contains the following:
- the LOC130416188 gene encoding transcription factor Adf-1-like, protein MEDKLIVAVCGHPELYDSFSYFYRNRNKKDLAWKKVSVEVGESEEVCRKKWKSLRDTYLKERKKETEKRSGSAAGSVKKWKYSAVRSFLDRFVSPRETSENMVTGDEENQAAGYDQPDDQSETAAAVEPTGSFDGSEPGSPLSDTAAASPVAPSTSAAVPRAPRRRALKRPMEQPSEVERQLLEALRTRPVAPAPPPRSEDEHFLLSLVPSLERLPPQKKEYVKFQMHKLIYENSTVVLNLEQLEPIE, encoded by the exons ATGGAGGACAAACTCATAGTTGCTGTCTGTGGACACCCGGAGCTGTACGATTCTTTTTCCTACTTTTATAGgaacaggaataaaaaggatcttgcttggaagaaagtcagTGTGGAGGTCGGAGAATCTG AGGAAGTGTGCAGAAAGAAGTGGAAGAGTTTGAGGGACACTTATTTAAAGGAGAGGAAAAAGGAGACAGAGAAGAGGAGTGGGTCAGCAGCAGGTTCAGTAAAAAAGTGGAAGTACTCTGCGGTCCGGTCTTTCCTCGACCGCTTCGTCTCCCCTCGGGAGACAAGCGAGAATATGGTGACGGGGGATGAGGAGAATCAGGCCGCAGGGTACGACCAGCCCGATGACCAGAGTGAGACAGCAGCAGCAGTAG AGCCGACTGGTTCTTTTGATGGGAGTGAGCCTGGGTCCCCTCTGTCCGATACTGCTGCTGCTTCCCCTGTCGCCCCTTCAACATCTGCTGCTGTACCCAGAG caccAAGAAGAAGAGCTCTGAAAAGGCCTATGGAGCAGCCATCAGAGGTGGAGCGGCAGCTCCTAGAGGCACTACGAACCCGTCCTGTAGCCCCAGCGCCGCCTCCACGCTCAGAGGATGAGCACTTCCTCTTGAGTCTGGTCCCTTCCCTGGAGAGATTGCCGCCTCAAAAAAAGGAATATGTCAAatttcaaatgcataaattaatttatgaaaACAGCACAGTTGTGCTTAATTTGGAACAATTGGAACCTATAgagtag